The sequence AGGAGAATGGAAGAGAATGAGTATGATCCCCAATTTCTCTTCTACCTGTTCCTTATCCCCCTCCTTTCCTCTGATTCTTCTCTTGCAATCCTCTACTCCTGATCTAAACTTCTCTTCTGCCCAACGAGATCGCATCAactggtgctttcattgagttCCGGTTTATGACGGACAGCATTCGAACGCGATCTCGCGCCATGGAGGATCAACTGGTCGCCTTCAACGAGCGCCATGACTCCATGATGACTAAGGTGGAGTCCCTCTGTTCCTCTATAAACCAGCATGCTGAACTCTTCGACACAATACAGAAATCTTTAGCCGCTCAGCAGTCTGTGATGACTGACCTCATGGTCAAAATCACCCGGCTTGAGCGACCCAATCCCTCCACCATGCTACTACCAAGCTCGAGCCCTCCTCTTTTACCATCGCCCCCAACCACAACAGTTTCCCAGCAGCAACCCCCCATTGGCGTGGGACCTCTCTTACCAGCGTCTTCTACATCATCGCCGCGGCTTCCCAAACTTGAAATCCCCCTCTTTTCGGGAGAAGGGGTATTACATTGGATTTTTCAAGTCGAGCGCTTCTTCACATTCCATCAGGTGTTACCTGACCAGAAGATCGACATCGCGGCATTTTACATGACGGGAGACGCCTTGCAGTGGTATCATTGGCTGTACTGCACCCAGCAACTGTCCACATGGGAAGTCTTTGCCCGGCAAGCTGAACTTCGTTTCGGTCCTTCCACCTTCGTAAACCATGAGGCCCAGCTTTTCAAAATCAAGCAAAAAACAACACTGGCCGCCTATCTATCTGAATTTGAATGTCTCTCGACTCGAGTGCATGGTCTCAGTTCTACAAGTTTGCTAAATTGTTTCTTATCGGGGTTGCGCGAGGAAATACAAACAGAACTGTACGTACTCAAACCACCCTCAATTCATGATGCTATGGGCATGGCCAAGTTGATTGATGACAAGCAAAAGGCCATCCGAGTGTTTCAAACACCACGATTTATTCCCGCCCGAAACCCCCAACCATCAAACCCAGGAAACACTACATTTCCATCACATAGAGCTTCTCCGTCTGGGTCAGTTCCCATCAAACGACTCACGCCCGCCGAAATGGCAGCCCGACGAGAGCAGGGACTTTGTTTCAATTGCGATTCAAAGTTCACGCGCGGTCATCGCTGTACTCCTCCCCAGTTTCTATGTTTAATGACCGACGAAACAGAGGCCTCTTCTGATGAACCAGAAGAACAAACTCCCCCTATCCTGCCCACTGAACCAGAACCCCCAGATGATGCTGCGGAACCTGGTCTCAATCCTTGCATTTCATTTCATGCCTTGAACGGCTTCACAGTCCCCTCCACATTGAAGATTGCTGGCAAGATCCATGGCAAGGAATTGGTGGTACTCATCGACGGCGGATCGACAAATAACTTCATCCAAACTAGGTGGGCTCAACATCTAAATTTACCAGTGCAACCGTCCTCGCATCTTCGGGTAACAGTGGGTAACGGTGAGGTACTCACTTGTGGAGGAGAATGCCAACGAGTACCTCTCCAGCTCGGTGACGCGATTTTTCCGGTCGATCTTCTTTTATTACCAGTCTTTGGCGCGGATATAGTCTTGGGAGTCCACTGGTTGGCCGAGTTGGGTCCCATAGTCTTTGACTATCAACACCTTTGGATGGAGTTCCAATCCGGGGACACAACCATCCGTCTTCATGGTCTACACCAGCCTAGCATTCAAGACACGACCCCTACATCCCTCAGACGGAATATTCATAGTACCACAACCCAACAATTTCTCCATCTCTCGGTTTCCTTCGCGGACATGGGACCTGATCAATCATCACCCACACAACCGCACATTCAACCTACTGCTCCGTCACAATTCACCGACCAACTACAGCAACTCTTACTAAGGTACAATGATATTTTTTCCCTCCCAACAGGGCTTCCTCCGGAGAGGACATTCGACCACAAAATTCCACTGCTGCCAGGCGCTCCACCAGTTAACGTGCGGCCCTACAAATACCCCCACTTCCAAAAGGCGGAGATAGAGCGGCTCGTTGGGGAGATGCTCCGTGAAGGCATAATACGGCCCAGTACCAGTCCGTTCTCGTCCCCGATCATCCTAGTCAAGAAGAAAGACGGGTCCTGGAGGTTCTGTGTCGACTATCGTGCCCTCAACGCTGCCACCGTCAAAGATCGTTTCCCTATACCTACTGTGGAAGAATTATTCGATGAACTCGCCGGCGCTCAAGttttttccaaacttgaccTCCGTTCCGGCTACCACCAGGTACGCATATACCCTCCTGACATTGAAAAGACCGCGTTTCGGACGCACGAGGGCCATTACGAGTTCCTCGTCATGCCCTTTGGGCTTTCGAACGCGCCATCTTCCTTTCAGGCGCTGATGCAATCAGTTTTTCGTCCTGCGTTGAGGAGATATGCCCTGGTATTCTTCGATGATGTCTTGATCTACAGCCCAGACTGGACAACGCACCTTGAGCATCTACAacaaattttttctctttttcggAAGCATAAATTGTATGCCAAACGCAGCAAATGCGATTTTGGATGTTCTAGCGTCGGGTATTTAGGCCACCGGATCAGCGGTCAGGGGGTGCAAGTCGACCCCGACAAGATCCAAGCTATTCAACAGTGGCCCCTCCCTACCACACTTAGGAACCTTCGGGGATTCCTGGGCATCTCGGGATACTACCGACGATTCGTCCGTGGGTATGCTGCTATCTCCGCACCTTTGACCGCGCTCCTCCGCAAAAATTCTTTTGTGTGGACGCCGGAAGCGACAACAGCCTATGAGAAACTAAAAGCAGCGCTCACACAGACCCCCATCCTCCACATGCCGGATTTCAACTGTCAGTTTGAAATACAAACAGATGCATCTTCAACGGGTATTGGAGCGGTACTTCTGCAGAACAATCACCCTTTGGCATATTTCAGCAAGCAATTATCCCCCCGAATGCAGTCAGCTTCGGCCTATACCCGAGAAATGTATGCCATCACAGAGAGCATCCGGCGTTGGCGGCAATACCTACTGGGTCGACGGTTCCTTGTCCATACGGATCATCAAAGCCTCCGATCTCTTCTTCATCAAACAGTGCAGACACCCGACCAACATCGCTGGCTCACTAAGCTTCTGGGTTACGAGTTCGATATCATTTACAAGCCAGGGGCACAGAATAAACAAGCCGACGCGCTCTCACGCGTGTATGAAGACACTCAGCCGATGCACTGTGCTTTTGCTGTCACCACTCCCCAACCAGCGATTCTAGCTTCTCTCAAGCATTATTTCCAGACCACTCCACACGCTGCTGAACTCTTGACTTCCGTGCGAGATGACCCATTATCCTGGCCTGATTATTCTACCCAAGATGGTCTCGTGCTGTTCAAAGGCAGGCTCTTTATTCCGCCAGATACGGCCTTACAACATTTATTAATTGCCGAATTTCACAACACACCCACAGGTGGGCATGCGGGTGTTACACGCACTTATCGTCGCATCTCTGCCACCTTCTTCTGGCCTGCACTTCAAAAATCGGTTCGCGAGTTCGTGCGTCGTTGTGCTACATGTCAGTCGGTCAAGCCTTTCAACTCCGCCCCCCAAGGCCTCCTACAACCCTTGCCGATTCCTGGGCAGGCATGGGAGTCTGCTTCGCTTGATTTCATCACACATCTACCACCGTCTACTGGGAAAACTGTAATTTTGGTAGTCGTCGATCGTTTGACGAAACACGCTCACTTCATTGCTCTTCCTCCTCGGTTCACCGCCCCACAAGTTGCTGAAATATTTGTCAAAGAGATCATTCGGCTCCACGGCATCCCAATCTCCTTGATTTCGGACCACGACCCTTTGTTCATGAGCCTCTTCTGGCGGGAACTGTTCCGGTTGCAAGGAACCAAACTCGCAATGAGCAGCGCTTATCATCCTCAGTCCGACGGCCAGACCGAGGTCTTGAACCGTTATTTAGAGGATTACTTGCGCAGCTTCGTCAGTGAGCAACCTCGACATTGGCTCCGATACCTTCCATGGGCCGAGTGGCATTATAACACAACATGGCACTCATCCATTCGCATGACGCCCTATGAAGCCATCTTTGGCCAGCCACCCCCTTCACTACTGGATTACATCCCAGATTCTGCTCGTGTTGCCGCTGTCGGGGAGATGCTTGAAGATCGGACTCACATACTTCGACTCCTCAAAGAAAACTTAACACATGCCCAGCTGCGAATGAAAAATCAAGCTGATGCAAAGCGCAAAGACGTAGAATTTCAGCTCGGCGATTGGGTTTTTCTTAAACTTCAACCGTTCCGGCAAACTTCTCTGCACGGTCGTTCCACACATAAACTCTCCAAACGTTTTTTTGGGCCGTTTCAAATCACCGAACGCATCGGGGTCGTCGCTTATCGCTTAGCTCTACCAGTCACCGCTCAACTCCACGATGTGTTCCACGTTTCCAAACTCAAGAAGTGTATTGGAGATCCAACTATCCAGCACCTTCCTTTACCGGTGACCTTCCAGAACCACCGGCCCGTCTTTCGCCCGTTCGCTGTCCTTCGCACAAGAACGATACTTGTGCAACGTCAACCCGTTACACAACACTTGATCCAATGGGAACATGGCGCTGCAGCTGATGCTACCTGGGAAACAGCTACTGACCTGCAAAATAATTTTCCTAATTTTtcccttgaggacaaggtcaaTGAAGAAGGGGAGGCTATTGTCACAGTCAAAGAAGGCCTAATACAAGGGGCATCTAAGGGGGAATCTAATCGCACACGACGACAATCGAAACGTGCCACCAGATTTAAAGACTTCATATGTGATTAAGGTGGGAATCTGGGAACATTGTTATGGGAGTCAGTGTAGTAGTGGGAACATTGTAATGGGGTTTTGTGTAAGTGGATGTCAGGGTAGTGAATGATGGGTAGCCAATGAGTAAGTAAAGCTGTGTGTTTGGCTGGGCTTTAATGGCCTGGAGGAGAATGGAAGAGAATGAGTATGATCCCCAATTTCTCTTCTACCTGTTCCTTATCCCCCTCCTTTCCTCTGATTCTTCTCTTGCAATCCTCTACTCTTGATCTAAACTTCTCTTCTGCCCAACGAGATCGCATCAGTTTACCTTCCTCTTTAAGTACATCAGTACAGAATATCTCACTCACTTTAAAAAGCCCATTAAATACGAAACCAAAGCAAAAAGTACTTAACTCTGCAACACCTCTAAAAGGATATAGCTTTGTACTAAAGCAAGTAAATAAGAGAGTGCACCTTGTACCATCTTCTGCAATGCTTCAATAGCCAAAGTATCCGCCATCACAAACACCGGGTTCCTCGTCATGATCTTCGAAACAATAGTCTGCTCCGTCCTCAAACCTTCAGCTATCACCCTCACAGCAATATCCTatccaataagaaaaaaaacccacaatcacaaattaaaaacaCCCAAAATCCAGCACCCCAAGATAAAACGAATCGAGATACAAACTTTATCAGTGACAATGCCCGAGAGAAGCCCATTCGCATCAGTCAACAGAACAGCATCGACCCTTCGCGCGGCCATCCTCCGGCAAGCATCAGATACCGTCGTCGCCTCGGGAATCGTCAGCGCTTTCGAAAGCCTAAGCTTCCTCACCGTCCTCTCCCCACTACTCCCCATATTCCAacacaattacacatcaatcaatcaaaatcatagagataaaagaacaaaaaggacCAATGAATAAAGAAAGAATCTCACGGGGCTTGATTGGGGGACGAAGGCTTGACCGCAGCGGCGCCGTTCTCCGACGAAGCGGGAGGCTTCTTCGACAAAGCGGAGGGCGCAACACGGCGCGAGCGGCGGGAGGGGGGAACAGCGTGGGTATTCATCGATGGAGGTAACGATGGAAACCCTAGAGAGGAGAGGAGGTAATCGCCGGAACCCTAGATTTGGGCGGTGGCGATGGcggtggagagagagagagagagaaaggaacGAGAAGGATCGCCCTCTCTTTTCACTTCCCACGCTTGAGAATGAGAATGGTTTGATTTGAAATCATCGAAGCCGTAAAATGAGGGCTGTAATTGGACGTAATTACCGTGGAATGCCACTGGTCATCATGGCCGTTGAGATTTGTTGAGATTCGATTAAGTGTAGATCTCGAGGTGTAAGTTGACGGGTGAGATGGCGGGAGAGACCGTTTggtggagatggagatgatgtTTTATTCGGAGAGATGATGACGTGTCAGATGTGGGACCCACTTTTTGTGGTTGGTGGGGCCCGCTACCGTTAACTGTGTAGAGTGCCGATCACTCATCTGCTTGGTTTTGGATATTTctaattatttgtatatttttatgtatagatttttttaatttatgttagtAAAAATCAGAGAGAAATAATTAAGAGAATAAAGGCATGGTTTTGAGTTTGAAAATGGTATATTAATTGGCCATTTTTATAGGGGGTTAGTTGCATTCAGGACAAAATTCACATACGAAAATAATTGCAACATGAACAACAGAATACGAAAATACTTCGGTACAATGAGAGCAACAAATATAGAGATTTATACGACATTCTCTTGTCATATCTCTGATCAAACATTCAAATTCAGGGTGCAGGATTACATGAGCTCTAAATGAATCCTGTCAGTCACAACAGATAATGAAATTCAGTGTAACATTCTTAATCTAGAGcataaaccaaacaatcttaCACAGCTCAAAGAACTGCTAAAAATGAATTTTCTGATATCAAGGAACAAAATTTTGGGTAAACTTTGGAGAAAAATTTATTGCTTTAACAGGTACAAATCTACACTGAATGGAAAAAGAGCCGGGAAAGCTTGATGTAAATTGTGGTGGAAGATCTCAATTGCTCTTTTCCAAGTTTGAAGGAGTGGATGCAATTTCTGGAGCTTGGTTGCTTTTAGagatagtattttttttctctgcCATTTCTTTCTGTATCATGGCTTGTTCTTGCATTGTCTTGAGCATCTCCTGCATTTGTTTCTCCTCTTTCTCGATTTGCATGTTCATTATGATCTCCGCATTCTTGTCAATTGGTTTGAAGTAATCTTCGATGGCAGCTTCCTGCAGTTCATGTAAGGAAGCAGGTATGCATAAGGAAGGTGGAgcaaaattacaaatcaaacaacaaattgCCATGACGAAAGTTATGTTCAAAGATCTAGCTTTATTTGAATAAGCAGATTTACATATATGAGCAAACAATGACATTATCcttgttttgagaaaaaaatccaaTATTTACTTTCATAAATGAGCGCTCATTCTGGATGTCAGAGACCATCCAACACATTTTGCATAAACACATGGATTTTGCTCAAGGAGGTAGAATTTTGTGtgaattacaaataaaaatttgatccAAATCTTTATTCTTATTGCaactaactaaaaaaaaaaaaaaaccacccaCCTGTTGAATGCTCTTCTCAAAATTTAGAGGCATGACTAATGGTATACTTGAAAAATGGTTCAGTGAGGAAACATGATATGTTGGGCATTTCTTATAAGAACATTAATGCAATAATCCTAATTAGATTTACTgtcttttaaaacataattgcaTAGTAGATTATCATTTGAACATCAATTCTGTGAACTTACACAGAGGTATAAAGTCATGTCTAGAGAAAAATTATCTTGAAATAAGGCTAACCGTTTCTTCCAGTTTGCGGTTGAGAGCTTGCATCTCCTCAACCATACGACGAACTTCCGAGAGAATAGCCTGTTCAGGTATCTTTCTCAGTTCCATTTTCCTTGCTTGTGACTGACAAGATAATTGATTAGAATATATAAAAGCAAGCACAGTCAAAATATCATATTAACTTTCCACCTGAATGTGGAAAAAACTTTGACAGATAAACGAATATCACTAAGAGAAAATTGATCAGTGAAAAGGGTAAAACATTTGCCAACaatcaaagtcaagaaaataatttgttaaaaaaccTAAATATGTATGACTTCATCATCTCAAGTAGTACACCACATTTACAATGCAATCATAGTTCTGCAATTGGACCTGATGAGCCTTCTGAGATTGCTTGCTCAAAATGCAAGAAGTGGCAATTTATCCAACTGACTAGTGAACCATATACATCCTTATAAAAAGTTCAAGCCTTTCCTCAAGGTTTTTTCCTTATCTATCCGACTAAAGAGAATTGAGATGAATTCTCATGAAATGAGGCACTTTTTTCAACACATGAAcaaagcttatatatatatatatatatattcttataagcAGCATTTTTAATCCTCAGCCTCTTCAATCAATTGTgagtaaattaaacaaaataatagagtAAAACAAAGATATAATGAGTGGAATCCAATTCTTGATAAGCTTGAACAAATGGAAGTAATCACAGTAAACTCATACTAACATGTCACAATCTTATTAAGCAAAAGGTGGAAACTTGATGATCTAACAAACAGATTTCAGTAAAAGATTGGATACAAAAAGACCTAATTTGCAAGGAGATCAAAGAAGAAAGTCACCTGTTCAATTTGTTTCTGGAGCTGCAATCGATAAGACCTAATCCTTCGTTCTTCGTATCCTGATAGAACCCTAACCAAGAACATAGCTCTTCTTCCAAACTCCAACAATTTATCCATTCCCAATCAAACAATTGCAAAACTCCAATCTTTCCACGACCTACGAAGAACTGAGAGCCCAATCTCAACTGAGACGAGCTCAAATGTGGATGACGCCTGTGGGATTAAGGCGGATGAGGAGAGCGAATGAGATTTGGAGCTAGGGTTTCTCAAGGGATCAATGGGTGAGATGCTCTGATGCAAAGcagagctagggttttgaatggcGCAAATGGAGAACACTTTTCCTCTTTGGTCTTTgatgtgaaatttatttttgtaaatagtttatttgaataataaaaaagattaattacTGTCTTATTTGCACTGAATTTTACGGAAGAACCTTTTCTTTCGTCTTATAtatcatgaaataaatatttttttaaaaataatttatttataaataattaaagtggaaattgccaaaaacaccttgtAAGTTTCTGATATTGCAAAAACACACTTAGTTTTCTAGACTCTCAAAACCCACTTCCTCTTTGAatactgatgatttttttaaaccccaaacatctaatagtgattgatagagttaatttggaatttttgactGAAATTGTCACTGCGTGGGAAGTTATGGCAAGTGTGATgggggtttgactataatgccctttgGAGACTGATGAGTTTCATTTGAAAATGAgactctatttaaaatatgaggtatgagggttccgtttaaaaaaatgagttctctgtttaaaaaaatgagttttctatttaaaaaaatgagtttttttgtttaaaaaaattgagttttctgtttaagaaatgagtttttcgtttaagaaatgagtttttcgtTTAAAAAGAggtctcgtttaagaaatgagttttctatttaagaaataagggttttgtttaaaaaatgagggcTCTgcttttaagaaatgagtttttgtggtgtatttatcacccccaaaaatctcttttattGCGGATTGGATTGGGCGagtgagacaaagcatgcggctcacaatcacgATCACGTTGCgtgaaaaaaatgggatttcatgttCGAGAGAAAAAGGTGcgacctttcgatgccttcgctcgacgacgagggagcatgcggtcttccccgaggtcagcgacgaagaagatgaaagagatgaggttgacggcggggaaggcgatgaagagc comes from Dioscorea cayenensis subsp. rotundata cultivar TDr96_F1 chromosome 15, TDr96_F1_v2_PseudoChromosome.rev07_lg8_w22 25.fasta, whole genome shotgun sequence and encodes:
- the LOC120276880 gene encoding uncharacterized protein LOC120276880, whose amino-acid sequence is MDKLLEFGRRAMFLVRVLSGYEERRIRSYRLQLQKQIEQSQARKMELRKIPEQAILSEVRRMVEEMQALNRKLEETEAAIEDYFKPIDKNAEIIMNMQIEKEEKQMQEMLKTMQEQAMIQKEMAEKKNTISKSNQAPEIASTPSNLEKSN